The stretch of DNA TATCGATGTCGAACATGCTCTTGGGATACCTTCCGTCCACTCTCGCCTCGACGGAACCTTCGCGATGAGCTCAATCCCATCGTGAGCCATGCTCTCTTTGGTCGGCCAGATGCAGTGGGCGCTATCGCCCACAACCTGCGCGGGCTTCATTTCATTAGCTTCGCACTGCTTCAGCACTTCGGGCAACGGCTCGGCATCAGCCTTGTTAGCCGCGGTTACCACGACGGAAGCGATGAAGTTCCCATCGGTGGAAATGTGCGCCTTGAAACCGTTCGCTTTGGCCGACGACGTCTTGCGGCCATGACGCATGTCCGGGTCGGTAACTGATATCACTCTGTCCTTGGCGACACCCTTCTTCATCCTTATCTGACCGTCGATATCATCCACATCCTGGTTTGCTATGCGCTCAAGCAGGTCGCATGCGTCACTCAGATCCTTGGGCAAGGGGCGCGAAGCGCGGGCGGTGGCAACAAGATTGCGCGCGTCGATTACGTAAGATTCCAGGAGCCGTCGTTTCTCCTCTGGATCGTCCCAGCTGATCTTGGGTTTCGCATCGGTTGCGTAGTCTTGACGCGAGAGA from Clostridia bacterium encodes:
- a CDS encoding transposase, translated to MKKGVAKDRVISVTDPDMRHGRKTSSAKANGFKAHISTDGNFIASVVVTAANKADAEPLPEVLKQCEANEMKPAQVVGDSAHCIWPTKESMAHDGIELIAKVPSRREWTEGIPRACSTSIRWPGLCAVPKARRRDSIRR